DNA sequence from the Selenomonas timonae genome:
AATCCGTTCCGCTTCCTCGGAGACGATCAGGCGCCCCGTGTGTACGTCATAGACGTAGCCGTGAATCGTGATCGCGGCGGGGACGAGCGGATGATGGCGCAGGTGGCTGACATCGCGCACGAGATTCTCCTCGATCGTCCCGCTGATCGGCATGAAGTCGATGTAATGCGCCTCGACGGCGTCGATTCCCTGCTTCGCCGCATCCGCCGCAAAGCGTGCCCGTGCCTCCTCGTTCGTGAAGCCCTGCATGCCGCAGTGCGTGTGCTGGATGATGAACCACTCATTTGTCCCCAGCATCTCATAGGAGATGAGAAGCGAGCGGATCACATCCGCCGTGACGCGCCCGCCCGCGTTGCGGATGACGTGCGCATCCCCCTCGAGGAGCCCAGCGAACTTTGCGGGGTCGAGGCGACAGTCCATGCAGGTGACAATGGCAAAGCGCCGCGCCGGATCGTGCGACAGCGCGCCTTTATCCCCAAACTCGGCAGCATAGTCCTCGTTCGCCGCCAGAATCTCGTTCACATTCGACATCACATCATCCCTTTCACATTTCGAAAGAAAAAACCGCCCGAACTGCGGACGGCTTCTTCTATGCGCTGATTGTTACACGGCACGCTCGACGTTGCCGGAACGCAGGCAGCGCGTGCACACATTGACGTGTTTGACCTCACCCTTCACAAGGGCGCGGACACGCTGAATATTCGGCTTCCACTTGCGTTTCGTCTTCACATGGGAGTGGCTCACATTGTTGCCGCTCATCGGCCCCTTGCCGCAGACCTCGCATACACTTGCCATTGCTACACCTCCTCGACGCGCACTTCACTCAAGTCGCGCGCAATACCGTGCTATTATACTATGATTCCCCCCATTAGGCAAGATGCAGAAAAAATTTTTTCGGCAATATCGCCTGTTCCTATGGAACGATAGTAGGATTTTATCGGTCAAAGATGAAAAACATTCAAGTTTTTCTTGATATTTGGAAAAAATGTAGTATTATATCTATAGAAGGAAAAATGTCTTTTACGGGGTGTGGTTATTTGTTTCGGACTGTGCGGACAGTTCGAGAAAGAGGGGGATTCAGATGATTTCATTGCTGGGAAAAACACGGCAAATCAATCGTCTGCTTCAGCGTTCGGAAAGCGTTGAGTATGACGGGATCTCGCGCGTGTTGAGCAATGTCCTTGAGGCGAACGTCTACATCACGGACGAGGGCGGCAAAATTTGCGGATATGCGCTCTTTGACGATGATGACGACCTCATGGTGAACAAAGCGATCGAAATGGGACAGTTCCCGAGAAAGTATGTCGACTGGCTCAATCGCTTGGAGGAGACGCACGCGAACATCCGGGTGGATGCGGACGGGGCGTCCTATGAAAAAGAGATGGCGGAGCTCTTCCGCGAGCAGAACATTGTCATCACACCGATCTACGGCCCACGGCGCAGACTGGGGACTCTCGTTGTGGCAAGCGGCAAGAAAGAGTTCGGGGATCCTGACCTCCTGCTTTCGGAGTACGGCGCAACCGTAGTCGGTATGGAGATGCTGCGCGATGCGGCGCAGCGCAATGAGGTCGAGGCGCGTCAGCGCGAGGCGGTACGCATTGCAGTGGAGACACTCTCGTACTCCGAGCGCAAGGCGGCGCATGCGATCCTGCAGGAGCTTGCGAGCCAAGGGAAGTTCGAGGGCAGACTCATCGCGTCGCGCATTGCGGACGAGGCGAAGATCACGCGCTCGGTCATCGTCAACGCGCTCCGCAAATTCGAGTCCGCAGGTGTCATCGAGTCGAAGTCGCTCGGCATGAAGGGGACGTTCGTGCGCGTCACGAACTCCTACCTCATGGAGAAGCTGCCCGAACTCGAGGAGTATGCCTCGGATGTCCAGTGGGCAAATCTCGGCAGCGGTGTCAGCCTCTGATGACGTATTATAGCGTAAATAAAAGATGT
Encoded proteins:
- a CDS encoding beta-class carbonic anhydrase, translated to MSNVNEILAANEDYAAEFGDKGALSHDPARRFAIVTCMDCRLDPAKFAGLLEGDAHVIRNAGGRVTADVIRSLLISYEMLGTNEWFIIQHTHCGMQGFTNEEARARFAADAAKQGIDAVEAHYIDFMPISGTIEENLVRDVSHLRHHPLVPAAITIHGYVYDVHTGRLIVSEEAERIGAGK
- the rpmB gene encoding 50S ribosomal protein L28 — translated: MASVCEVCGKGPMSGNNVSHSHVKTKRKWKPNIQRVRALVKGEVKHVNVCTRCLRSGNVERAV
- the codY gene encoding GTP-sensing pleiotropic transcriptional regulator CodY — protein: MISLLGKTRQINRLLQRSESVEYDGISRVLSNVLEANVYITDEGGKICGYALFDDDDDLMVNKAIEMGQFPRKYVDWLNRLEETHANIRVDADGASYEKEMAELFREQNIVITPIYGPRRRLGTLVVASGKKEFGDPDLLLSEYGATVVGMEMLRDAAQRNEVEARQREAVRIAVETLSYSERKAAHAILQELASQGKFEGRLIASRIADEAKITRSVIVNALRKFESAGVIESKSLGMKGTFVRVTNSYLMEKLPELEEYASDVQWANLGSGVSL